A single genomic interval of Bacteroidota bacterium harbors:
- a CDS encoding M48 family metallopeptidase, which yields MKLDSIHIDIEKTERRKTVSIFIERNGSVKVLAPITASDDKIEAAVKAKEYQIFQKLAKWKELNQGKVKREYVNGQSFLYLGRNYRLQLTEHQDVPLKISGGFFHLDKKYLPKAEKVFKDFYRAKGFQKIQERIKLIEEKFETKPTSIKVLELQNRWASWTPKNGLNFHWKCIMAPVSVLDYIITHEMVHLKHPNHSPEFWNELDKKMPNYREHEDWLKRNGVKMSL from the coding sequence ATGAAGTTAGACAGCATCCATATTGACATTGAAAAAACCGAAAGAAGAAAAACGGTAAGCATTTTCATTGAACGAAACGGTTCAGTAAAAGTGCTTGCTCCCATTACTGCAAGTGATGATAAAATTGAAGCGGCTGTAAAAGCAAAGGAGTATCAGATATTTCAAAAGCTGGCTAAATGGAAAGAACTGAATCAGGGTAAAGTAAAACGCGAATATGTTAACGGACAATCCTTTCTTTATTTAGGCAGAAACTACCGTTTACAACTAACCGAGCATCAAGATGTGCCATTGAAAATTTCAGGTGGATTTTTTCATCTTGACAAAAAGTATTTACCAAAAGCAGAAAAGGTTTTTAAGGATTTCTATCGTGCAAAGGGTTTTCAAAAAATTCAGGAACGAATTAAACTCATTGAAGAAAAATTTGAAACAAAACCGACATCCATCAAGGTTTTGGAACTTCAAAACCGTTGGGCTTCGTGGACTCCTAAAAACGGTTTAAACTTTCACTGGAAATGTATCATGGCACCTGTTTCGGTGCTGGACTATATCATTACTCATGAAATGGTTCATTTAAAGCATCCGAATCACTCGCCTGAATTTTGGAATGAATTAGACAAGAAAATGCCCAATTACCGTGAACATGAAGATTGGTTAAAAAGAAACGGAGTAAAAATGTCATTATGA